TGGGGGCTCTCAATCTTTCGTTACTGACGAAGCTGGTATTGCTCATCAACATATCCGTCTAGCTCCAGGTCGATACCAGTATCATCTAACTCCCGACCCTAAAACTAGATTCACATGGACAGGATGGACCCCAGGCCAACCATACATTGTCATTTCTGGCGATGAAACAACTTCGCTTCCGCTATTGCGACTAGATGTTGCAAGCAATAGATAGCAACTTTTGAACACAAAAGATTCAGCCCTCTAAGCCATCCAGTAGTATCGCTCTAAACTGGGGCAGACACAGTTTCCCAAAGCCACAGCGTAACGGAGATCTAATGCGATTCCGTTGCGGGGACGGCCGCCGGTGTTGCTGCGGCAGCAGCGGGGGCGGGGGGATTGGGTTTGAAGCGGGTCACCAGAACTACGCCGCAGGCTCCGATCAGAATCGTCGTGATCAGCTGACCGAGTGGGAACCCTTCCGGGGCCGACCAGTTGTTGGCGGAGAAAATCGGCATCAGAAAGACGAGCGTGTTGACAGCAGGCGTTCCCGAGAAGACCAGCGGAGGCACGGTCAGCGGTCCGGTGGGCCCCAGGCGGTTGATCGCCAGGATGATACACAGGTTACCGCCGACGCCGAACAGCCCCGCGATGAGGGCTTTCACACAGCCGTCCACAGAAAACTGTTCGCTGACCGGCGCACCGCTCAGAAACAGCACGTAAATGCCCAGAGCCACCACGGCAACCAGGAAGTAGCCTTCGCCAACGTGCGTGAGCGCTCGCAGGCTCTTGCACAACTTGTTCTGGCCTTTCATCGCCACGCTGCCGGAATGGATCAGCGCGACGTAAAGTCCCCAGCTGAGGACCGTCCAGGCAGTTGCGATTTTCCAGGCCTGGTTCGGCGCCGCGGACCCGTGATGTCCTGTGGCGGCGATTTCTTTAAGACCGATCATGTGCCAGCCGAAGACCAGCAGCAGAATGAAACCGATCGCGAAGAGCGCCTTGTATTTCACCGGCCAGCTCTCCTTTGTCGGCGGCTTCGTGATGAGCGCGTAGAGGATACTCACCAGGGGAACCCCGCAGAACACAAGCGGCATTACCTGGCCGTGTCCGCTGGGACAGTACTTCAAAGCATAGGAAAGAGTCACCGCACCACTGGCAACGAACAGACCGGCGATTCGTCCGATCCGGTTCCCTTTTGGCGTGAAATCTCCATCGTCGATGCCTTTCTGTTTCAAGATTGGCAATGCGACGTACCGCACCAGCAGCCAGGCCACCAGCAGGTAGGAGATGCCAACTCCGATGGCCGCCATCCAGTTGTTGCCCTGCAACGCCCCGGTGGCTCTGCCGAACCGGGAGCCATACAGCCCCCAGCAAATCCAGACGCCGACGACATAGGTGAACCAGAAGCCAAAAATCGCGTGAGCTATATTCACCGCTCGTACTTTCCTGTTGATATTCTATAGACCCGACGGATAGCGCTATTCATTTCGCACGTGGCTCGGATTTTATCAGAGACGGCGAATGTTTTCTACTTGCCCGGCCAGATTTTGCATGGTGAGAAACAGAGCGCCACTGGAAATCCATTTTCAGCTGAACAGGCGCAGCGAATTCACATAAATGAAAAGAGAATCGGGCACTACACGATTCGCTGCAGGCTTAAAGCGGGCGACCTGGCACCCGTTCACTGCTCCGCATCAATCCGATACAGGTTGTCGACCGTGCGGATAAAGATGCTGCCGTCGGCGATGGCGGGCGTGCCCCAGGCTTGCTGGTCGAGCTTATTCACGGCCACCACTTTCAGTTCGTCACCAGCCGCGATGACATGCGTGTTGCCATTGGAATCCAGCGCGAACAGGTGTTTGCCGTCGGTCCAGGGCGACGCCCAGAACGCGCGGGCCCCCGGGACGCGGCTCTCATATTCCAGACGCCCCGTTTCGAGATCGACACAACGAATGATGCCTCGCCGGCGTTCGAAGAAATACAGGTTACCGTCTAACCAGGTCGGCGATGCCATTTGAATGCCCGAACCATCCATCCGCCACTCCACGAACTCCCCCTGCCTGCCGTCGCCCGGCGGAGTAATATCGCCCGTGCCACCCGGTTTAACAGAGTAGAGCCGCCCGCCGCCGTCATCATCGCCGCCCCGATTGCGCAGTTCGTTCCCGATGATCAGCCGATCGCCCACCGCAACGGGGGTCGCCGAAGAACGTCCTTTGTTCATATCCAGCGTCCAGAGCAACTTTCCAGTCGCCGGATCGTAGGAGCGATAGACGGTGCCCCCCACGATCAGTTCATTCCGCAACGAATTCTTCCAGATCATGGGACTGCTGTATTGCGACTTTTCATCGCGATTGACCTTCCAGATTTCCTCTCCGGTTTTCGTATCCAGGGCGACGAGGAAGGATTGCTCCTGGTTATCAACCTGAATGAACAGCCGATCTTCGAACAGCACCGGCGAGCTCGACGTGCCCCAGCCGGCCCGCATCTCATACACACCCAGATCTTTCTGCCACAACACCTCACCTTTCAGGTCGAGACAATACACGCCGTTCATGCCGAAGTACGCGTAAATCCGTTTCCCGTCTGTGACCGGCGTTTCCGTGGCATAGGTGTTGGTGCTGTGCCGCGGCATCGGCGGCTTGCCTTCTTTCACCGTCTTCTTCCAGATCTGCTCGCCAGTGGCGGCATCCAGACAGACCACCTGGTATTGAAACAGCACGTTGACCAGATCGTTACGATCGCGGCCGTAGCCACCTCTGTTGGATTCCGGCCGGGCAACGTTTTTCTTTGCGGGATTGGCAGGCACCGCAGCCGTCATGTAAACGCGGTTCTCCCAGACAATCGGCTGCGACCAGCCTTCACCCTCAAGGGGCTTCTTCCAGCGAATATTGGTTTGCTCTCCCGCAGCATCCGACCAGTTGACGGGCAGCGGCGTCGCAGAGACCGCATTCGAATTCGCACCGCGGAACTGAGGATAGTTTTCAGCCAGGCACGTTTGACCCACGGACAGCACGACGAACAGCACGGTAAGTTGAGAAGTAAAATGCATAAAACTCTTCCTGACATCCATAACACAAACAGCGGCTATGAATCATTGAGAACCATACGAGAAATTATCTGACTTACAGATAGTGTAGAGGCTACCAACGAGAAAGAAATAGCAATTCTGTGTGAGAACAAAATCGCTGTCAGGGACTTAATAGAGTAATAATGCGGATGCGTCCGGATGGACATCTGGATGAGCATATCAGCAAATCGGTTTCAAACTGAAATACTTATTTGCTGTTCAGTTGGATAACTGATAGCTTGAGACGGAAAGAATTCCTGCCTGTCTCTCGTGAACTGTCAGAGAGTTAGCTCAAATACCAGGGGAGTAAAAACTGATGTTGTTCTGGAAACGAAAACCCAAAGACCCCGGACCGCCAACACACGGTCCTGATTTCTCCCATGTTGATTCACTGGAAAAAGCGCTGGCTCTGGTCGAAGCAGGAGAACTCGAAGTGCTGTACCTGATGCCGCCCGAATTCGGCGGTCCTGAAGATCCTCGGAATATCGTTTACGTTCCGGTGGGAATCGCGGAAATCAAATACAGTACCGACATGAATATCATTGCGCCGCTGGTTGAGTCCGGCAATGTGCAGCATTATGCAGCTGTACCCGAATATCGAGGACGCAGCTTTATACCCATGGCGATTAAAATCGAGGCGACCGACCCTGGTCGATTTGAAAGCGAAATCAACATCTGGGGTGAAGCACTGGACCGCGAAGATGAACTGGAACTCGAACCTTAAGGGGACAAAAAGGCTCGGAGTCTTTTAATCAAAATGACAGACCTGGAATCTACTCTTAATTGGAAGGTCTGTAGGGATGCGAGCTTTGAACTGTTTCAATTTCCTTTTGAGTTAGCGGCACAAGTCGATGTTCTGGATCATCGACTCCATCATTCCCATACTCGATATACGTCGTCGATAATTTGCTGGTGTATGCTGTGACTTCCTTTAATGACTTAAATTTTTTACTGCCGACCAGAAAATCGTCCAGCTTACATTTGTGATTATACATGTGCCCTAAATGATATTCGCCGTTTTTCATCTTGATCAGCACTGCACCTTTTTTCCATCTCTCATTTGGATGGACAGTCACATCCCAGACAGTACAACTGCATATTAAAAATATCACGATCGTTAACGAAAAGTATTTCACGGTTTGACTCTAACTCATATGAAATGACACTGTGAATCTCATTTTTATATCTAAGAAAGAAACAAGGCAATATCAGACTTTCTTCTGCTCATATTTCTTACCCGATTCCATCCACTGAGAGTACAGCCTGTTTACTCCTGCTGACCAGGACTCAAAAATCCTCTTTCATTTCCACCCAGAAAGACTCTTCCATGTCCATTGCTTCGCTGCAATTCGAGACATCCTGTTCGATCAAAAACAAAGCACTCGGACTCCGCGAACCATCGGGGCTCACCATCGATCCAGAAGGATCCTTATGGACCGTCTGTGATCGCTCCCGTAGACTCTTTCAACTCGATTCCAACGGTCAGATCCTCTCGACGCGGGAGGTCGACAACAAAGGTCTCGAGGGCATCACCTTCGATTCCCGGGGGCACATCCTGGTCGTCGACGAAGATGCCGGCAAGATCCTGAAGTACGATCCCGCCACGGGAAAGGAAATCGCAGACCGCCGGTTGAAGGACATGCAGGGCTTCGCTGCCGTCTCCCTCTGTTTCGGAGAGTCCGACAACAATGGACTGGAAGGCATTACCCATGACCCTCTACGTTCCGAAATCCTGCTGCTCAAGGAAGCCGATCCGGGACTGCTGATCGCCGTCAGCGATGATCTGCAGCGCATCGTCACCGTCGATCACCTGGACGAAAGCCGGGGATTCGTCGACGAGGAACTCGACTCTGAAGCCATCGATTTCTCGGGCATCTGTTATGACCGCGTCCGCGATCTCTGCTGGATTGTCAGCGATCAGGCCGGACAGGTCTTCATTTACGATCGGCACAGCGGCAGGGTCACCCAGCGTTTCCCCTTCGAGGCTGCAGGAAAAACGGTACGCAAAGCCGAAGGAGTCACCCTGGATCGCGAGTCAAAGTATCTCTACATCGTCTGCGATCAAGATGCAGAACTGGCCCGGTTCCGGATTGTCGATTGAAGTCGGGCGGGTCAGATCCTGTTTACTTCGAGCCTGACAAAAACCAAGTGTTCATGACAGAACCCAAGCCGAAATCTCACTTGGCCTTGTAACATGTTTTATACGTTAAGGTTAAAGAAGTGGTATTCGCGGAATACTTAAAGTGGCTCAAATCGGCTCTCCTCCTGATAAAGCTTGAAGTCGGACGAAAATCAGTTAAAATATCATTGATGTGTAAGGCGTTTCCGATTCAACACGCCTCACGCTACCAGCCGATACTATTCCAGACTGCCTGCCACGACCTGCTGATCCGTGAAAACGCGTTTCGCTGCTCGAAGAGATGGAGAGCCTCACTCCCGCGACGCGTCGAGATCACAGTTGAACCACCGGATTGTTTTCTGAAAGATCGACTATGCTCAATCGTAGACAAATGATGCAAACCCTGGCCGCCGGTGCCGGTGCCGCCTTCGGACTGCCCCTCCTGCCCGAACGTCTGCTCGCCATGCCGACCAGTAAAGACACTCCCAAGCGGATTGTCTTCTTCATGCAGAACCAGGGATTCGATCCGGCGACCTGTATTCCCGAAGGGATGAAACGCAGCGGCTCACTGGCGAAGGTCAAACTCCCTGAACCGATCAGCCCGCTGGAACCGTATAAAGATCGTCTGCATATCATCAACGGTCTGCACGGCATTCACACCAGTCCTTCGCACAGTGCCTTCTTCGGTGCGCTGGGCGGTTATCGCGGTAGTGACGGCGTACCGCCGAGTGCGTCGACCATCGATTACGAGTTGAGCAAAATCCTGCCGCAGACTCTGCTGCCGCATCTCTGTATCGGCATGGACTCCATCGAGAACATGCGGACCAAGCCGACCATCGCGACGCTCTCTGCCAGTGGCGCCGGTCAGCCGATCTTCATGCACTCCAATCCGAATCACCTGTATCAGATGCTGTATGGCGGCATCTCCACCGGCGACATTCGACGTCAGCACGAAGCCCGTTCCAATATCTTTAATCAGATCGAACAGCTGGCCGCAGCGAAAGGCAATGCACTGCCCGTTGCTGACCAGCAACGGTATGGTCAGTTCGTCGACGGTTTCAAAGAAGTCAACGGCCTGCGCGATCGTCTCGATTCGGTTGCCGGTCACTTGAGCAAATTCGCACCCAAAGTCGACGGTCGTTATACCAGCCCCGAGCACGAAACCGACTGGCACGATGTGCTGCTGGATCTGGGCATTTCGTCCCTCACGTCAGGCATCACTAACACGCTGACCATCGGTTCGGGCCGCGGCGAGATCTTCGGTGCCTGGAAAGGGCTGGGCATTGAACAGCAGGGCCACAACCTCGGTCACATGGAACAGCCGGGCAATCCGATCTGGATTAAGATTCGTCAATACAACAGCCGCATGCTGGTGCGGATCATCGAAGCCCTCGAATCGATCCCCGAAGGGAGTGGCACGATGATGGATCACACACTCATCGTTTACACCAGCAACAACGCCGACAAACAGCACACCAGTGGTGCCAACTGGCCGGTGATGCTGCTGGGCAATTTCGACGGTGCCTTCAAGACCGGCTGCTTCACCCAGCTGGACGGCAAACGGCCGATCAACTCGCTGTATGCAACACTGCTGGAAGCCGCCGGCGTTCCCTGTGAGCACTTCAACATGAATGAGAAGCTGGCCCGCAAGTTCGATTCCGGTTCCGGCCCGCTGCAGGAACTGCTGGCATGATCGGGTTTCGTCTCGTCGCCGCTCTTTCAGTGCTGTTAAGTCTGCTCGCTGTCACTCACGGCGAGACGTACACACCCGGGCAGAAGGTTTCCAAAGACTACCAGAGTTTTGCGAAAACCTTTCTGAAAACCCACTGTGTCGACTGTCATGGCGCGACCGATCCGGAAGGGAATCTTTCGCTGCATGATCTCGGTCCCGTGGATGAAGTCAACGCGGCGACCTGGCGGAGTGTCTGGGCACAGGTCACGCTGAAAGAGATGCCGCCGCGGGACATGACTCAGCCGAACGTCATCGAACGGCTGCAGTTCTCGGACTGGATTGTCGGCGAACTGACAAACGCGATGAAGGACAAGGGGGGCTTCCACGATCACCTGGATCCGAACAAAGCCAACTATGTCGACCATGAGCTACTCTTCGGCCCGCTGCCGGAAAACATCAATCTCGTCCCGACCGCGTCCCCGGCACGACTCTGGCGGTTAACGCCTCAAGAGCATATGACGCGTCTGAATGAACTGATCAATAAAGAGCCCGAATACGATCCGAACAAGCCGGGACTGCGGACGCACGGCGATGACGTTCCCACCAATCACGGAGGCGAACTGAAACTTTATTTCGGAGTCGATCGCATTATCAAATGGCAGGGCGGCACGGTGGCGTATGCGACCGCAGTCAAAAGCGTCCCCGCCATTCTGTCTTCGGCTCGCACACACGGGCTGGAAAACTATCCCGACTTCTACACCGTCAACAGTGCAGAAGCGACACAGATCCTGAGCATGGCGGCGGATATCTTGCGGTATATGGCATACGGTCCGTTGAGTATCGCCAAGCCGTACCAGATCAGCGATGATCCGCGTCCCGTCATGAAAAAATGGAATGGGGATATTCGCGGGCTGCCGACGAGCATCGTTTACAGCACGAAAGTCATGCGACCGCTGACACCCGTTTATGATCTGATGGAGCAGGAAGGGACCACCGATGCCAGCCTGCAGGCCGCTATCAGTTATCTGTTCGAAATGCTGACCTTCCGCCCGCCGACCCCGAAAGAGTCTGATCAGTATTTGGCCATAGTGAAACAGTCGATCGATAAACTCGGTAAGAAAGATGGCGTCGTCCTGGGGTTGTCAGCTTTGTTTCTCGATCGCGATGCCCTCTTCCGCCCCGAACTGGCCGCCGCCGGTCAACCCGATCAATACGGTCGCGTGATGCTGCAGGACTGGGAACTGGGACTGGCCGTGAATCACGCCCTGCGCTACATCAAACCTGACGCAGAGCTGCGGGCCGCGATTGTCGAAGGCCGCATGCGGACCCGCGCGGATGTCAAACGCGAAGTCGAACGGATGCTGGCAGACGACACTGTCCGCAAACCGCGAGTCCTGCGTTTCTTCCGCGATTACTTTGACTACGACCTGGGCGGTTACATCTGCAAAGATGCTAAAGCACTCGCAGATACAGGAGTGAGCAACCGGGGGCAGGCTCATTATCGGGCCATGTTCGATTCAACGGCCAGTACAGATCGTCTGATCGAACTGATCCTGAAAGATGATCGCGATGTCTTCCAGCGTCTGTTGACGACGAACCAGGTCGTCGCGACCAAAGCAGATGAAATCTATTTTGGTGAGCGACGAACCCGCAAGGAAGAGATCGCCGCCCGCAAAGCGGCGCAGGAGCAGGCGGCAAAAGAAGCGGCCAAAACCGGAAAGGAACCCAGCAAGGCCGACAAGCGAAAAGCCGCGCAGGTCAACCATAAAGTCACACCGACGAAGCTCACAGGACCGGAGATCTTCGCCCGCGTCAGTCGTCGCAGTTTTGGTACAGGCTCGATGGAACCGGAACGAATCCTGGCAAAAATACCTGAAGATCAGCGTCTGGGCATCCTGACGCATCCCAGCTGGCTCGTTTCGCATTCCGATGCGATGGACAATCACGCGATTCGTCGCGGCCGCTGGATTCGCGAACGGCTACTGGGCGGCGGCATTCCCGATGTGCCGATCACCGTCGATGCCATGCTGCCCGATGAACCGGATAAGACACTTCGCGAACGGATGCGGGTGACCCGCGAAGAATACTGCTGGACCTGCCACAAGAAAATGGATCCGCTGGGCCTGCCCTTCGAGATGTATAATCACGCAGGCCTGTATCGCGAGACCGAACTCGAAAAACCGGTCGACACCACCGGCGCAATCATCGATTCCGGCGACCCCAAACTGGATGGCGAAGTCGCCAACGCGATCGAACTCATCGAAAAAATCGCCGCCAGCGAGCGGGCCGAGCAGGTCTTTGTCCGCCACGCATTTCGGTTCTGGATGGGTCGCAACGAAACGTTGAACGATGCCCCGGTGCTGCAGGCAGCCCATCGCGCCTACAAAGAGAACGGCGGCAGCATGAATGCACTCATCGTCTCCCTGCTGACATCAGACGCCTTTCTCTACCGCACCCGCAATGACGCCGCGCTGGTGGAATCTGACTGAGCCGATATCGCGTTCGGAAAACAGGATCATTACCTTCACGGCTGCCACAGTGCTTTGCCGCGGTAGCGGGTGCCGATGGGGTATCGTTCGCTGGGGACCGCAGCGGTCTCCATGATCTGTGCGATTCGCTGAACGACCTCGGGATGCTTTTCCGCGACGTCCGTCGTTTCTCCCAGATCCTGATTCAAATCATAGAGCGCTATCGCTGCCTGCTGGCCGTGACGTATTCCTTTCCAGTGCTTCCAGCGCACCGCCTGATCGTAGCGGGCCCTGCAGTGACCGTAGTCCCAGTATAGAAAGTCATGTTTCTCAGGCAACGGTTTTCCCTGAAGCGTCTGCACGAGGGAGACGCCGTCGACGTTCTCAGGAACCGGGGCACCCGCCAGTTCCGCAAATGTGGGCAGCATGTCCTGGAAGGCGATGACTTCAGCATTGACGGTGTCTGCAGGAACGACGCCGGGCCAGTGGGCAATCAGCGGCACGCAGATGCCTCCCTCGGTGAGATCCCGTTTGAAACCCCGTAACGGTCCATTTGTCTTGAATCGCGCGGGGACACCTT
This Gimesia chilikensis DNA region includes the following protein-coding sequences:
- a CDS encoding PQQ-like beta-propeller repeat protein, which codes for MHFTSQLTVLFVVLSVGQTCLAENYPQFRGANSNAVSATPLPVNWSDAAGEQTNIRWKKPLEGEGWSQPIVWENRVYMTAAVPANPAKKNVARPESNRGGYGRDRNDLVNVLFQYQVVCLDAATGEQIWKKTVKEGKPPMPRHSTNTYATETPVTDGKRIYAYFGMNGVYCLDLKGEVLWQKDLGVYEMRAGWGTSSSPVLFEDRLFIQVDNQEQSFLVALDTKTGEEIWKVNRDEKSQYSSPMIWKNSLRNELIVGGTVYRSYDPATGKLLWTLDMNKGRSSATPVAVGDRLIIGNELRNRGGDDDGGGRLYSVKPGGTGDITPPGDGRQGEFVEWRMDGSGIQMASPTWLDGNLYFFERRRGIIRCVDLETGRLEYESRVPGARAFWASPWTDGKHLFALDSNGNTHVIAAGDELKVVAVNKLDQQAWGTPAIADGSIFIRTVDNLYRIDAEQ
- a CDS encoding SdiA-regulated domain-containing protein, which gives rise to MSIASLQFETSCSIKNKALGLREPSGLTIDPEGSLWTVCDRSRRLFQLDSNGQILSTREVDNKGLEGITFDSRGHILVVDEDAGKILKYDPATGKEIADRRLKDMQGFAAVSLCFGESDNNGLEGITHDPLRSEILLLKEADPGLLIAVSDDLQRIVTVDHLDESRGFVDEELDSEAIDFSGICYDRVRDLCWIVSDQAGQVFIYDRHSGRVTQRFPFEAAGKTVRKAEGVTLDRESKYLYIVCDQDAELARFRIVD
- a CDS encoding DUF1552 domain-containing protein, with amino-acid sequence MLNRRQMMQTLAAGAGAAFGLPLLPERLLAMPTSKDTPKRIVFFMQNQGFDPATCIPEGMKRSGSLAKVKLPEPISPLEPYKDRLHIINGLHGIHTSPSHSAFFGALGGYRGSDGVPPSASTIDYELSKILPQTLLPHLCIGMDSIENMRTKPTIATLSASGAGQPIFMHSNPNHLYQMLYGGISTGDIRRQHEARSNIFNQIEQLAAAKGNALPVADQQRYGQFVDGFKEVNGLRDRLDSVAGHLSKFAPKVDGRYTSPEHETDWHDVLLDLGISSLTSGITNTLTIGSGRGEIFGAWKGLGIEQQGHNLGHMEQPGNPIWIKIRQYNSRMLVRIIEALESIPEGSGTMMDHTLIVYTSNNADKQHTSGANWPVMLLGNFDGAFKTGCFTQLDGKRPINSLYATLLEAAGVPCEHFNMNEKLARKFDSGSGPLQELLA
- a CDS encoding DUF1588 domain-containing protein; this translates as MIGFRLVAALSVLLSLLAVTHGETYTPGQKVSKDYQSFAKTFLKTHCVDCHGATDPEGNLSLHDLGPVDEVNAATWRSVWAQVTLKEMPPRDMTQPNVIERLQFSDWIVGELTNAMKDKGGFHDHLDPNKANYVDHELLFGPLPENINLVPTASPARLWRLTPQEHMTRLNELINKEPEYDPNKPGLRTHGDDVPTNHGGELKLYFGVDRIIKWQGGTVAYATAVKSVPAILSSARTHGLENYPDFYTVNSAEATQILSMAADILRYMAYGPLSIAKPYQISDDPRPVMKKWNGDIRGLPTSIVYSTKVMRPLTPVYDLMEQEGTTDASLQAAISYLFEMLTFRPPTPKESDQYLAIVKQSIDKLGKKDGVVLGLSALFLDRDALFRPELAAAGQPDQYGRVMLQDWELGLAVNHALRYIKPDAELRAAIVEGRMRTRADVKREVERMLADDTVRKPRVLRFFRDYFDYDLGGYICKDAKALADTGVSNRGQAHYRAMFDSTASTDRLIELILKDDRDVFQRLLTTNQVVATKADEIYFGERRTRKEEIAARKAAQEQAAKEAAKTGKEPSKADKRKAAQVNHKVTPTKLTGPEIFARVSRRSFGTGSMEPERILAKIPEDQRLGILTHPSWLVSHSDAMDNHAIRRGRWIRERLLGGGIPDVPITVDAMLPDEPDKTLRERMRVTREEYCWTCHKKMDPLGLPFEMYNHAGLYRETELEKPVDTTGAIIDSGDPKLDGEVANAIELIEKIAASERAEQVFVRHAFRFWMGRNETLNDAPVLQAAHRAYKENGGSMNALIVSLLTSDAFLYRTRNDAALVESD